The DNA segment AGGCCGTCGCCCGCCTCGTGCGCCGAGACGGCTGAGCGCCGCGTCGCTAGCATGAGCCCGATGGAGACCGCCGATGACCGCTGAGTCCGCCGCCGCGCCGAAGGTGCGGGTCGCCATCGTGGACGACCACGAGTCCGTCCGGCTGGGCGTCGCCGCCGCCATCGAGGCCGCGGGGATGCAGGTGATGGCCGCGGCCGAGACGGTGCGCGCGCTCGAGGAGGTCCTCGACGGCTCGGAGATCGAGGTGCTCGTCCTCGACCTCTCCCTGAACGACGGCTCGAGCATCACGGCGAACGTCAAGTGGGGCCAGGTGCGCGGCTCGGCCGTCCTGGTGCACAGCATCGCCGACCGCGTGGTCGCCGTGCGCGAGGCGCTCGCGGCGGGCGCCGCCGGAGTGATCCCGAAGTCCTCCCCGATGTCGACCGTGGTCGCCGCGATCCGCACCGTCGCGCGCGGCGAGGTCCTGAACAATCTCGAGTGGGCGTCGGCGATCGACGCGGACGACGACTTCGCCCGCGCGGTGCTCGGGCGCCGCGAGCGCGACGTGCTGCACCTCTACGCCTCCGGCCTGCCGCTCAAGCTCGTCGCCGACCGCCTGCAGATCTCGGTCTCGACGGCCAAGGAGTACCTCGACCGGATCCGCGACAAGTACGTCGAGATCGGGCGGCCGGCCCCCACGAAGGTCGACCTGCTGCGCCGCGCCGTCGAGGACGGCATCCTGCCGGGCATCGATCCGGACGACGGCGATGCCGGGCGCTGAGGTCGTCCCCGCGCGCGCTCCGGCGAATCGTGAGCGCATCGACCGGATCATCAGCACGGTCGTCTCGTTCTTCGGCTTCGGCTTCGCGCTGCAGACCGTCCCGCCGATCCTCGGCCAGCTCCCGGTCCTGCGGCCGGAGGTCGCCTGGCCCGTGCTGGTCGTCGTCTTCGGCGCGCTCGGCGCCTCGGTCGTCACCGCGGTCGCGCGCCGAGGGACGCAGGTCAGCGGTGCCGTCGTCGCCGCGTCGCTCCTGCTCGCGCTGCTCACCTGGCCGCTGACGATCAGGCCCGACGCCGTCCCCCAGGAGACGCCGTGGATCTGGTACCTGCTGACCATCGGCACGGCCTTCTGCACGATCGTCGCGCCGCTGCGGCTGGCGATCGTCTACGCCTCCGTCACCACGCTGCTGTTCGGCGTCCTGCGCGTCCTCCCCTCGGGCGGTGGCGCGTCGCCGACCCGTGCCGCCCTCGACGCCGTCTACGTCGGCATCGTCGGCTTCGTGATGCTGGTGCTGATCACCGTGCTCCGGCAGTCGGCGGACCGGGTGGACCGCGCGCAGCGGACGGCGATGGAGCAGTACGAGGCCGCGATGCGCCAGCACGCCGGCGAGGTCGAGCGGGTCGAGGTGGACGCCCTCGTGCACGACAACGTGCTCGCGACACTGCTCGCCGCGGCGACGGCGGAGTCGGGCGCCGAGCGCGCCCTCGTCTCCTCGATGGCGCGGAAGACGCTCTCGGTGCTGCTCCCGGACGAGGAGTCCGACCTCGATGCGGGGGAGGTGCCGCTGGAGCTGCTCGAGCGGCAGCTGTCGCACGCGGCCTCGACCTTCGTCGCGGAGTTCGGAGTCGTCGTGGACGGCGACGTCGACCCGCGGGCGACGACGATGCCGCGGCCGGTCGCGGAGGCCGTCCTCGGCGCGGTCTGGCAGGCCCTGACCAACAGCGTCCAGCACGCCGGTCCGAGCGACGCCGTGCGCCGCTCGGTGCGCGGGCAGCTCTCCGCGTGCTCCGTCGAGGTCGTCGTCGAGGACGACGGCCGCGGCTTCCTCCTCGCCGACGTCCCGCGCGAGCGGCTCGGCATCCGGCTCTCGATCCTCGACCGGGTGCACCAGGTGCAGGGCTCGGCGCGGATCGACACCGTCCCGGGCGAGGGCACCCGGGTCGTCGTCGTCTGGCCCGCCGCGAGGGGCCGATCGTGATCGCCTACCCGCGCCCGCTGCTCTCCGCGCTGGGCGGAGGCTTCTCGCTCTACCACGTCGTCCTCGCCTTCTTCTCCTACCGCCTCGCGCCCGCGACGCCCGCCGACCTGCTCGCCGTCGGCCTCTACGTCGTCGCCACCGTGATCGCCCTGCTGCCGAGCTCGTCCACCCGGATGAACGCGGTGACCGCGTGGGCGATGGCGGGAGTGGCAGTGGCGCTGCCGCTGCTCGTCTCGCCGTCGCTGGACCCCGATGCCTCCAACGGCTACTCCACCTGGTACATCGCGGCCGTCGGCACGCTGATGACGATCGTCTGCGCGTGCCGGCGTCCGCTGGCCGCCTGGACCGGGATGGCGTTCCTGATCGTGCACACGACGGTCTGGGCGGGTCCCGTCGCCCTCGCGACACTCGGCGTCGTCGGCGGCATCGCCTGGGTGGGCATCGCGCAGCTCCTGATCATCGAGCTCGGCCGCGCCGGCTCCGAGGCGCGCGTGCTCGAGGCCGCCGAGCGCGCCGCCGCGTCGTGGCGGGCGGCGGAGGAGGCGCAC comes from the Rathayibacter festucae DSM 15932 genome and includes:
- a CDS encoding sensor histidine kinase, with the translated sequence MPGAEVVPARAPANRERIDRIISTVVSFFGFGFALQTVPPILGQLPVLRPEVAWPVLVVVFGALGASVVTAVARRGTQVSGAVVAASLLLALLTWPLTIRPDAVPQETPWIWYLLTIGTAFCTIVAPLRLAIVYASVTTLLFGVLRVLPSGGGASPTRAALDAVYVGIVGFVMLVLITVLRQSADRVDRAQRTAMEQYEAAMRQHAGEVERVEVDALVHDNVLATLLAAATAESGAERALVSSMARKTLSVLLPDEESDLDAGEVPLELLERQLSHAASTFVAEFGVVVDGDVDPRATTMPRPVAEAVLGAVWQALTNSVQHAGPSDAVRRSVRGQLSACSVEVVVEDDGRGFLLADVPRERLGIRLSILDRVHQVQGSARIDTVPGEGTRVVVVWPAARGRS
- a CDS encoding response regulator transcription factor — encoded protein: MTAESAAAPKVRVAIVDDHESVRLGVAAAIEAAGMQVMAAAETVRALEEVLDGSEIEVLVLDLSLNDGSSITANVKWGQVRGSAVLVHSIADRVVAVREALAAGAAGVIPKSSPMSTVVAAIRTVARGEVLNNLEWASAIDADDDFARAVLGRRERDVLHLYASGLPLKLVADRLQISVSTAKEYLDRIRDKYVEIGRPAPTKVDLLRRAVEDGILPGIDPDDGDAGR